DNA from Aggregatimonas sangjinii:
CGGACGCTCCCCTAAACCAGTAGTGGCTACAGAAACACTGGGCACTTTTGCCCGAATAGCGTTATAGATATCTTGTGGTAAAGTCCAATTTTCATTGTCTAAATGAAACAGCTTAAAAGGATACTCATTAGCGGTGGCTTTTTGCTCTCGAACCGCTTTTGTAACGATTTCAATTACCCCATTCGTACCATCAATACCATATATGCTTATAGCCTGACTGCCTTTTAGAACGTTGATAGAAAGTATATTTTTAGGATCAAGAAGCCCTTGGGATATGGAATCAATCGAAATAGCAACGCCATCAATTATGAACAAGGGTGCTTTTTTACTGTTCAGGGTTGCATAACAATTAATCCGTACCGGAACGTTTTGCTTGTGTAATTGTATTGCAGGAACGGTATCCTTGAAGACTTCAATCTGTGAAAAGCCCAAAGAGCAAAACACAAACCATAATGTGGCAAATAGGTAGATTTTCATTTTTATCGTATTTTGATTACGATATAAATCTACTTCTCAGAATAAGCCTTGGAAATGATAAATGAGTGAATGTGCAATATGAATGAGTGAACCTTACTATAACAACCCATCAATTGTTAATTGTCGTTGAACCTTTCCTGTTTCTGTCTCCAAAAATTGTGGAAGTGCTATAATTTCTCTGGGCGTCTCAAATTTTCCGAAAGAAGAAAGCGTCGCTATTTTTTGCTTTAAAATATCAAGATCGGTCTCCCCTTCAATTACCAAAATCAGTTTCTGTCCCAGTTGATCGTCCGGTATCCCGACTACGAAAAAGCGTTTTTCGATAATATTTTCCAGCTTTTGCTCGATTTGCTCGGGAAATAGTTTGACTCCACCTGAATTTACAACATTGTCATACCTACCCAGCCACTCGAATTCCGTTTCCGAAATCAAATGTACCACATCGTTTGTGATGACCGGTTGTTCCGATACCCTTGGTGCTTCTATAATCAAACAATTTCGCTTATCTACACTGAAAACGACATCGGGTAGCGCTTTGAACGATTCCGTTTCGTTTTCGGTATTGAATCCTGAACCTATCTCTTTTACGGCCACATGCGTTATGGTCTCGGTCATACCATAGGTTTCGAAAATACGGGTAGCGGAGTTTCGTGATTTTTGTTTCAGAGGGGCCGGTAGCGCTGCACCACCCACCAGCAAAGTGCGTATGTTTCCTATTTGTTCTGTAGCATTTTGCAGTTGCATCGGCACAAACGCCCCGAAATCATATTTTTTTCTATTCAAATGCAACGGATTTGAAACGGGTGCCATACTATCTAAATGCAACCCAAGAACCAACGCCCTTACCAACATCATCTTCCCGGCAATATAGTCGGCCGAAAGGCACAATAAGGCAGAACTTCCGGGGCGAAGACCAAAGAATTCACCTGTGGCCAAAGCAGAGTTCCGCATGTGATATTTCTGCAATCGAATACGCTTCGGCGTACCGGTAGAGCCCGAGGTTCGTACTTCGACAGTCTGGGAATCATCGAGCCAATCGAGTAAGAATTGCCCAATATCCTTTTCGTAAGGCTCCCCTTCTTTGATAAAGCTATATGCCGCTTCTTTGAGAACCTCTTTCGTATAAGAAATTCCGTTGAACCGAAAATCCGAATGTACTTTATTAAACTTCAAGCAGTCTATCGTTATCCTTTACTTGTGAGGAAAGAAATTCGCCCTCCGTCAATACTTTTCCGGTCAACCGCTCCTTCCAATTAGACCAGCCGTATTTTTTTGAGAAAATAAATAATAAAATCGGATAAATGACCAGTACCGGAACCAAAACATCCCAGCCTAATTCGGGTTGGGATACATCGCGATAAATAGAGTCGGTCTGGAAAGCCGTCCAGTCGGCAGTAACCAGTAAGGCACCGATCAAGTTGTTCGCGGCATGAAAGCCTAATGCCAGCTCAAGGCCTTCATCCATAAGCGTTAATATTCCAAGAAAAAATCCCGTTCCGATATAGTAGACCATTATTCCGTACCCCAGTTTCTCTACTTCAGGGTTCGCAATGTGCATTATTCCGAATAATACCGATGTTATGACCAGGGGTGCCCATCTGTTTTTGGCCATTATCCCGATTCCCTGAATCATATGGCCGCGAAAAAGGTACTCCTCAAAACTGGTCTGTAAGGGTATTAAAATAATACCGATCAGCGCCAAAATCAGAAAAGGCACCAACTTGAAGTTCAGTACATAATCATCCGGGGACATGAAAATATCGATACCCGTTAAAAGCACCGTGCACGCTCCCCAGATGGTAAAGGCGAAAAAAACACGTTTCCAATCTATTTTCTTTCTAGAGGTCGTTAATGAGGTAATGGTCTGTGAATGCACCAGTTTTGACCAACCAAGTACTACGAAAAGCCCTATCGCCAAGGGCAACAATACGATAATTAGAACCAGGTTACGCCCCAACATGTCGATCATTTGTGCCATACTATCTTCCACACTAACCGGTGACATAATTGTGGCCACATAATTCAGGGCCATAAAACCCATGAATCCCAAAGGAATGATCCAGTATTTCCACAACCCGATATTCCCTTTGTACCCTTGTTCTATATACATAAATCCTTTATTAGATGTTTTTGCCAGTTTCTTTCCTTGTCGTATCGCAATGTACCATTTTCTACCGTAAGCGGACTTTCAAAATTATTGGTGAACAGGCTTCCGGTTCCCAAACCTTGATGGCGGTTGCTATTGCGTTTAAACGTCCATTGTGCGATTGCATTCAAACCGATATTGCTTTCCAATGCACTGGTTACCCACCAACCGATATTGAGCCTTTCAGCAAGTTCTATCCATTCTAAACTACCCTTGAACCCACCGACCAAACTGGGTTTTAAGATAATGTATTGCGGTTGTATGGTTTGTAGCAGTTTTTCCTTTTCCGTTGCATCAAAAACACCGATAAGTTCTTCATCCAGAGCGATTGGTAAAGGTGCCGCGGCGCACAAACGTTTCATATGTGACAATTGTCCTTGACGAATGGGTTGCTCAATGGAATGTAGTCGCAATTCTGCCAACAATTTCAATTTGGTCATGGCCTCTTCAGGGGAAAATGCCCCGTTCGCATCTACGCGAAGTTCGATTTCTTTTGGGCTGTATTTTCTTCGAATGGATTGTAGCAAGAGATACTCCCTTTCGAAATCAATGGCGCCGATTTTCATTTTGATACAATTAAAACCTTGCGCTAATTTTTGCTGAATCTGTTGGTGCATAAAATCTTCTTCTCCCATCCAGATCAAGCCATTAATCGGTATGACGGCATTGTTCTCAGTGAAATCTGTAGGAAAAAGAATAAATGGATTCTTGGCCCGTAGCGAAAGAAAAGCCTGTTCTATTCCGAATTGAATGCTAGGATACGAGATCAGGGCGTCCCAAAGTTTGGCTTCCCCCAAGTGAATATGTTCACAAACCCATTGCAGTTTGTCCTCATAATCAGTAAGGTCGTCAATACTCAACCCTTTCAGCAAACCACATTCGCCGATACCTTGCCGCGCCTTTTCGGTCAATATGATATAATAGGTTTCCTTCGTAGTGAGCACTCCACGGGAAGTTCCGCTGGGCCTTTTAAAATCAAGAATACGTTTTTTGTATATCGCTTTCATCCCAAAGCCCCAAATTTAGCTATATTTTAGCGGTTAAATTCAAGAAAATATGCGCGTCGATAACAAAACAGTTTGGATAACAGGAGCATCCTCGGGAATTGGCGAAGGATTAGCCTATCTATTGAACAAGCGCAACTGTAAGCTCATTCTCTCCTCCCGCAAGGCGTCAGAATTGGAAAAGGTGAAGAAAGCCTGTGCAAATCCGGATGCTATTTTCATCTTACCCCTAGACCTCTTGGAATTTGATAGCATGACCGAAAAAACGCAACAAGCTATCGCTGCTTTTGGACCCATCGATATCTTAATCAACAATGCCGGAATCAGTCAACGATCTTTGTTGATCAACACCGATTTTGAAGTTTACAAGCGTTTGATTAACGTTAATTATCTCGGAACGGTTGCCCTGACCAAAGCCGTACTTCCTCATTTTATATCGAAAAAAAGTGGTTATTTCGTGACTATTACAAGCCTTATGGGAAAATTTGGCTCACCCTATCGCTCAGGCTATTGCGGTGCGAAACATGCCCTGCACGGTTTTTTCGATGTGCTACGCATGGAGCATGAGAAAGATGGAATAGGCGTAACGCTGATTTGTCCCGGTTTTGTTCAGACCAACGTTGCTAAAAATGCCTTGACCGCAGACGGAAGTCAACAGCAAAAAGACGACGATGCGACGCAACAAGGTTTATCAGTGGCCGATTTGGGTGAGCGAATGATTCTAGCGGTTGAACGCGGTAAATTCGAGGCCTATATCGGCAAAAAGGAAGTAATGGGAATATACTTGAAGCGATTTTTCCCGAAACTCCTACACAAAGTCGTAATGCGAAGTACGGTGAGGTAATGAAGTAGAAAAATTCTTGAAACCAACTATCTACGAGGCAAAGCCGTCGGAGAATTATTTAGATTAAATCGACTATTTGAAATTAAACCAAAAACGGACCCCATCTGTACTTTTGTCTACATTGAGCTTGGTTTGCAATTGATTCGCCAAGCGGTTCATCAAGCGTATGCCCATAGATGAATTGGCCCGCTCATCAGAATCATCAGGTAGTCCGATACCATTATCGGTATACTCAAAAAAGCCTTCCTGGTCTACTACCTTTCTAATATGAATATATATTTTCCCATTCTCGTCATTTGTGGGAAATGCATACTTGAACGAATTCGAAACCAGTTCGTTCAAAATAAGACCAAACGGAATCGCCCTATCAATATCGAGCTCTACCCCTTCGGCATCGATTGTGATATTAATATTGTGGCCGCCTTTTTTGTAGACCGACTGCACACTATTGATCAAGCTTTCGATATAGCTCTGCATCTCGATAACCGAAAGATCCTCGTTCTGATATAGCTTTTGATGTATCAATGCCATGGCCTTTACCCTACTTTTACCTTCTTCCAATGCAACGATAGCAGCTTTACTGCGCGTGTTCTTGGTTTGTAAGCTCAACAAACTGGAAACCATCTGAAGGTTGTTCTTGACCCGATGATGAATTTCTTTGAGAAGCGAATCCTTTTCGACCAGTGAACTTTCGATGATATGTTTTTGAGCCGCGATCAATCGTTGGTTCTTGATACTCCTGAGATATGCATATACCAAACCGGAAAAGAGTAGCAACACAAATACCAAAGAAATCAATATGATTTCATTGGTTTCGTCCAAAGCGAGAATATCGCTCTTTGATTGTTCCAAGGCCTGACGCTGCTCCTCCATCATAGCTCGGGAGTTGTTCAAATCTTCACCAACGACCACTTTCAATTGTTGTGGTCGTAAACGGGATTTTAATTCATTGATGGAATCTTTAATGCGCATATTCCTTCGCAAATACTGCAGCGCACTATTAGGTTCGTTAATCTTATCGTAGTACAATGATAGTAGGTTGTTCTTTTTAACAACATTCTCTATCTGTAAAGGATCTCTGCTCCCGCCAAGATAATCCGTTGCCTTTTCATAATTTCCTAGCCGTAAATAGCATTCGGCAAGTTCAAGTTTATTCTCCATCAAATCGGGGGAATAGGCTCCGGTTCCGAATTCTTCTATGCCTTCAACACTCTTTTCCAAATGCGTAATGGCCTCTTCCCAATCCTCCATCATCCGAAGGCATTTCCCGATATTTCCTTCAATTATAGCCTTTAAAAAGTTGGCATACAAGGTATCGCTCTCTGTCTTGATTTCGGTAATATTGGCCAGATAAACCTTCAAATATCCTAGGGCCCTGGTATATCTGGTCAAAGCAGTGGGAACGGAATTCTCCAGCCTCAGATAGTTCCCGATATTATTATTGAAAATTGCCTGGCCAACGTAGTCCAGCTCATCTATCTTTTCTTTTTCCTCGAGTATGTAATTGTCCATGGCCTTGTCATAGAATCCAAGTTTGCCATAGATGTCATAAAAAGAAACCTTATCGGTAAGTCCCAATGCGCGTTTCTCTTTTCGGATGTCGATTTGTTCCGCATAAAAATCTAGCTGGGCGTAGCTATCATCCATCAAATCAAAAAGAATGGTCTTGGTCTTGGTATCAAGGTCATCCTTTTTTTTGTAGAGATCTTTGGCAATGGCCAGACTGCGATCGTAGTCACCGATGTCATGATAAATTTTTACCTGTATGAGCGAATAGTCCGCCATGGCGGCAGAGTCTTTTTCCTGCTGCGCTTCGTGTAAATAAATGTTGACCTGATCCAGCCAATCGAAATTTGAGATTTTTTGATATCTATCAAGAGTTCCGAAAAATAGTTGTAAACGTTTTCTCGAATCGCTTTCCTCCTTAAAATTTTGAAAAACCCTGCTGTCCGCAGGTAGCGTAACTTGTCCCATTACCGAACCAGCGGTCAATACGAACAGAAAAAAGACTAGATAATGCTTATGTGCTATTTTATTCATGGTTGGTTCAAAACAACAAAACCGTATCGGTAAAAGGTATTTTGGGTCTTGCTTGCAGGCATGATATCAAAATTATCATAATTAATATAAAGGAATCGAATATTGTTGTGTAACCCTTAAAATTTGTGGTGAACAATCGTGAAAATAGCGCTAGGGTCATTTTAAAGAGGCTTAAGTATTTCGCGAACTCGCTTCAAACGCAACCGTAGGCCAGGGGACGCTACAAAGTTAATGGAAAAATGATTGGGGTTTTTAAAAAAATTCACATATTGAAAAATACTTTTCTCCTTCATTGGCTCACGAAATCTGGGCCTTCGGGTTTCGTAAAGCTTTCAGAATTCATTTGCGAACAACGTCAAAACTATTGTGGTGGTATCAACTAAAAAGAGCTTCATCCGAACGGACAAAGCTCTTTTACGAGAACACTATATGAAAATGAAAAAACTTATATTTAATTATGAGAATATCCTTTAATAGAATACCTGCACAATATAGGCGCTATGATACTTCTCTAGAATAAAATGTTGTGAAGTTGATAAAAAACGTGGTGAAACTATAGGCTTTTGTGGTGAACGAAAAAGGCGCTCGATCGAGCGCCTTTTAAGTTGTTGAAATTAACATTTTTACGAGTTCATTGCAGATATTATAAACTCCTTAAATTCTTTTGAAATCGGTATTAGGTTATTGTTGATCATAATATCCTTTGAATTGATAGCATCAATATGATCTACATTCACTATATACGATTTATGGGCTCGATAAAACTTGTGTTTTGGCAGTTTCTCAAGATAGTCTTTCAAAGGTGAACGTACCAAGAATTTTTTATCGACCGTATTTACTTCAAGGTAAACGTTATCCGCTTTGATAAATTGAATGTCACCAAATTGAATACGGTAGTACAGGTGTTGTTTTTTAACAAAAATGGAATCCTTTAGGACAGAATTACTGACCGCAATGTCCTCTTCTTGCATTGCCGAACTACCCCCGCCGCTCTTATCGGAACGGATAAAATTGGATAAGGCAATTTCTATTGAGGTATATAAATCTTGCTGTTCGAAAGGTTTTACCAAGTATCCATTGGGTTTAACAGTCTTCGCATTTTCTACGGTAGCCCGATCGGAATTTGAAGTAACGAAAATGAATGGAATATCATAATTTTCCCTGATATGCTTCCCAAGATCGATACCCGTTTTGTCGGAAGCGAGAATTATGTCGATCAACACTAAATCAACTTGCTGCGTTTTTAATACTTCTTCGGCCTGTTCGTAAACAATAACATTGTCAACGATTTCGTAGCCGATTTCTTCGAGCATCGATTGCATGTCGTCGGCAATGATAACATTGTCTTCTACGATTAGGATTTTAATAGGTTGTTCCAAGGTGGTTATGTTTAGTTAGTAATAAATTTACAAAAAATTGTTGCAACTGATAAACAGTAGTACGGCCAAAAGAAAAGTGCTCAGGGCCAATTTCTTAAGTTCGGGATCGAAAGACTCGGGCTCTTTAATCGTATATATTTTTCTTAGATGAAACAATATGGGCAAAAACGCAAGTAGGGGTACGAATTGAACCATACGGTTGGCATAGGAGACCAAAAAACCGATGATGCACAAGAATGAAACGCCCAATAGCCCGTAATGGTATATTTTACCGCGGGCTAGTCCCATTTTAACAATCAAGGTGTTCTTTCCTACCTTCTTGTCGGACTCAAAATCCCTCAAATTGTTCAGGTTTAAAACTCCGGTACTCAGGGCACCTATTGCGATTGCCGGCATCACGGCTACCGCCGTAACTGTCTTCGTATATAAAAACATAGTCCCTAAAACAGCCAATATTCCAAAAAACAAAAAAACGAATATATCACCAAGACCCCTATACCCATAAGCCCTCTCACCAACAGTATATTTTATTGCTGCCCAAATACTCAATATCCCTAAACTAAGGAAGACCAAGACCAGCAGCAGATTTTCGGTACCAAAAGCCCTATAAATCAGGATAATTACCAAAGTCAAGCTAATGAATGCGGAAAGTATGATTCCGTTCTTGAGTTCGGTACTGCTTAATAAACCGCTTTGCATCGCCCTTTTCGGACCGATACGATCTTCATTATCCGTTCCTTTTACTCCATCGCCATAATCATTTGCGAAATTGGAGGTTACCTGAAATGCTATCGTCGTCAACAAAGCCAGAAAAAGAATTGTTATATCGTTTGCTTTATAAAAATTCGCCAGCGCCGTACCCGTAATCACGCCGGATACGGATAGTGGAAGTGTACGCAACCTAGCAGCATTTAGCCAAGCTTTTAGTTTTCGCACTAATTAGGATCTTCTATTTGTAGCCGTTTGCCATCTTTGTAAGATGCTACAAAGGCATCTTGAAAGCCAATATCGACTAGCTGCTCCCTAAAACGCTGAGCCTCTTGTAGTGTTCCGAAATTACCCAATGAATAAGAGAAAAAAGGATTTGTCTTTACGAACATGGTATTGGTCAAAGCTTCCGAAGCCAAGGTAATATTATTGTCGACGAACGATTTGACCTGCACGGAGTAAATTTTCTCCTTCTCCAGGAATTCTTTTGCCAGATAGTATTCCTTGACTAAGCTAAGTTCTTCGTTCTGTGTTTTCAGATTGTCCATTCGAGATTTAATGGCCTCCAGGCTATCAAGGTCTGAAAGCACATATTGATCTTGAGCACCATAGTTTGTCTGGCTTAAACCTGCCGTAAACGAAGTAATGGCCAATGTACCTATTAAAAAGAGGCCCGTAATACCGGCGAGTACGTTTCGTTGAACCTTATTTTTTTTTAACTCCTTATTTTTGAATTTAATCTGATCCAAAAGCCTTTCATTGATTATCTGGGCTTTGTCGATATCTTTATGGAGTTCTAACAAGTCACTTTCCTCAATAAATGGCATGAGCTGATTTTTAAGGGGATTTACCCGATAAAGTTAACCAAAACTCGGAAAGTGTCATAAAATTACAGGGGCAATTGTTGTAAAACTGCTCGTTTTAGTGGTATAATTTCCGATAAATGATGTCAAACGTCGATTTTAAAATAAAAATCTAGGTATTTTATCAGTTTTTTTCTACAAGATGAATGCCATCTTGTTTGATTTCGATTTGTCTTGCCTTGTACAACGTACCCACTCCTTTTTTGAACGTTTTTTTACTCATACCCAATATTCTGGAAATCTCTTTCGGGTCCGATTTGTCATGTAATGCCAAGAATCCTCCACTTTCTTTCAATAATTTCTGAATCTTTTTTGCGGTAGGCTCTAAGACTTTTTGACCTTGTGGTTGGAGGGAAATATCCAATTTGTTATCGGGCCTAATCGTTTTTATGTACCCCTCCATTCGTTGACCGACGGCCATATGCTGAAAAATCTCGCTAGAAAACACCAGACCCTTATGGCGGTCGTTCACAATCACTTCCCATCCTAGATCCGTCAATCTGGTAACCAATAATGAAACCTTATCCCCCGTTCGCACGGATAGTTCATCGTTGCTCAGGAACTTATCTATCTTATTGGAAGCTACCAAACGAAACGAAATATCATCCAAATAGCAATACACCACATACCACTGGCCCTCTTTCATCTTTTCCCGTTGCTCACGAAAGGGCACAAACAAATGTTTCTCTAGACCCCAATCCAAAAAAGCCCCAATCTGATTCACTTCCACAACTTTTAAGAAACCAAACTCGTTGCGTTTCATAAACGGCGTAAGGCTTGTTGCTACGGGACGCTCATCAAAATCCAAATAACAAAAAACGTTCAACTCCTCGCCTATTTCAAAAACCTTGGGAACGTATTTATTGGGTAATAAAATCTCTGCACCGGTTTCACTTTCCAGAAAAAGCCCAGGACTAGTGTCCCGGACTATTTTTAATGTATTGTAATTCCCTAATTCGATCATAGCACAAAAGTACTCTTAAAATGGCAATTGACATCTTCCAAAATATGCAAAAAAAAATCCCGCCATATAGGCGGGACCGTCTTGTTTTAAATGCTGTCTATTTGTAGACGGCTGCTTTGTTAAAGTGTTTGCACAATTGATAATAAATTACCGCTCTATGCTTGTTTCTGTTGGAAGTGCCATATTTCTCAACGACGCTTTTAATAGCGGACATCAATTCCGGGCTATCTTTCATACCTAATTTTTTGATCAGGTAGTTGTTTTTTACAGTTTCCAACTCTTTGTCGTCAGACCCGGATACTTTGGAGGCATCCAAATTGTAAATAGCAGGTCCTAAACCTACTGTAACTTTTGTCAACAAATCCATATCTGCAGACTCACCGAATTTAGCCTTAATGTCAGCTGCGTATTCTTTGATCAAATCATCTCTTTTACTCATAATAGTTAGTGTTCTATATGTTAACGGTTAATAAAAACCGAAGATATAAAATCAAAATAACCGAGCAAAATTTTATTGTTCTGTATTCTAGGTGTATTGATTTCCAATAATTTAGGTCTTGTCCCTTTATCGAAAAAGTTAGGCAAAAGCGCATTGAGGTCACTTAGTGCGGACACCTTTTGATACTTAAAATCGTACATTTTGCACAAATGTTTCGCGCTTAGGCCGTGTACGGTTTCAAAATACGTTTCAAAATTCTTACTGTCTTCCTTTCCCGGAAGTATCCTAAAAATACCTCCACCATTATTGTTCAGCAGTATAATTCGGAAGTCTGATCGTACATAGTTGTTCCATAACGCATTGCTATCGTAGAAAAAACCCAAATCTCCGGTTATCAGAACAGTTGCATCCGTACTATACAACGATGCTCCTATTGCGGTCGATGTGCTTCCGTCAATGCCACTAGTTCCCCGATTGCAGAACACCTTTAATGAGGTTGGCAGATCGTACAATTGCGCATAACGAACGGTAGAACTATTTGCCAATTGTAAATGAGTATCTTCAGGTATGTTTTCTATGACACAATTAAAAGCTTTCATATCGCAAAACGAAATCTCACCTAAATAATCTTTTCGTCGCGCCTCGTAAGCAATTTTCTTATTGTTCCAAAATCCAAAATAGCTGCTTTCTGCTGGAATGGTATTTGGTAAAAACTTCTTTAAAAAATCATTGGCATCCATCTTAATATGTCGCGAAAGACAGAAAAAAGTGTCAAAAGCACGAATGGGGTCGATATGCCAATGTCGCTTTGGTTGGTATTCCCGTAGAAATGCCTTGATTTTTTTGGAGACAACCAATCCCCCAAAGGTCAGGAGTACTTCAGGTTGTAATTTTTCGAATAGTTCTTGTGAATTCCCCAACCCTTCGATCGGGGCAATCAGACTATCAATACTAGGAAAGAATTTGGGATGATGTAAGTTAGACGTAGTTTCGGTCAATACGATGACCGAAGGGTCGTCGGCCATCAAATTCAATACTTTCTGGTCTATGGTATCGGGCCAGTTCACCCCTACCAATACCATCTTGGTCTTAGATGCGTTCCAATCGGCAGCGAGGGCTTTATAGTCGATTTCCGGAATCAATTGTTCTTGATAAGTAACAATGTTCGCCTGAACCGAGGGGGTTTCGATTTTATTGTACAAAGGTTCCTCTAGCCTAACATTGATGTGTATCGGTAATTTTGAGGTGATGGCAAGATTTAGGGCCTTGTTCAGCTCCCCGTCATTATAATCCTGTACCTGTCTTTGTAAAACCTCGGGGGGTTCTGTACCTAACCATTCGGGGCGGTATCGCCGAATTCTATCAGTCGCATGGGAAATATCTTGCCGTAAATCGGCGGAATAGCCTATATGCCTGTGAAAAACATTGTCCTGTCGAATCGTTTGGCCATCACCCACGTCTATTTTATAAACCGGTCTGTCAGCAGACAATACGACCAGCGGAATATCACTATAGAAAGCCTCGGCAATAGCTGGGTAATAATTCAGCAAGGCACTTCCCGAGGTACATATCACTACCACTGGCTCTAACGATTGCTGGGCGATTCCCAAAGCGAAAAAAGCGGCACAGCGCTCATCTACGATACTAAAGCATTTAAAAAACGGATCTTCGGTGAAGCTAATAGTCAACGGCGCATTGCGTGAACCCGGTGAAATTACGATGTTCTTGATTTTTTTAGCCTTAAAATGCTGCGCTATAGATTGGGCAACCGGGATGCTGGAGTATATCATCACCACAAAAATACAACCCAAAGATGGTAAAACCAATCGCTATGAAGGGGTTCTACAAATCGATTTTATCGAACGTTTTGCAGCACCTTGAGCATCGTACTGCTTTTGTTCACGGTCTCTTGCCATTCCTTTTCAGGAACGGAATCTACCGTAATACCGCCGCCAACGTAAATGAGTGCCTTATCTTCCAACAATTGCATACACCTTAAATTTACAAATAGCTCAGAGCAGCGCTTTACCGATTTGTACGCTTGGTTTTCCTGATTTTTTCGATTGGATGATCTTTGCTCCGTTCTTTTGAAATTAAGCTCACCCAGAAAGCCGGTGTAGAACTGCCGATCGTAATTTTCCTGCTGTAGAATAAATTCTTTTGCGGCCATCAAAGGCAGGCCGCAAACGGCAGGTGTAGGGTGCAACGCCTCTATTATTTCCTGGAGACCGACAAGCGATTGCCCTGTGATTTTGGTGCGAAGGTGCAAAAGGATACCGGCACGTAGCGTTTCCACTCCCGAAGCACTAAGATTCGCTACTTTACCATTCAGGGCTTTTT
Protein-coding regions in this window:
- the menD gene encoding 2-succinyl-5-enolpyruvyl-6-hydroxy-3-cyclohexene-1-carboxylic-acid synthase; this encodes MIYSSIPVAQSIAQHFKAKKIKNIVISPGSRNAPLTISFTEDPFFKCFSIVDERCAAFFALGIAQQSLEPVVVICTSGSALLNYYPAIAEAFYSDIPLVVLSADRPVYKIDVGDGQTIRQDNVFHRHIGYSADLRQDISHATDRIRRYRPEWLGTEPPEVLQRQVQDYNDGELNKALNLAITSKLPIHINVRLEEPLYNKIETPSVQANIVTYQEQLIPEIDYKALAADWNASKTKMVLVGVNWPDTIDQKVLNLMADDPSVIVLTETTSNLHHPKFFPSIDSLIAPIEGLGNSQELFEKLQPEVLLTFGGLVVSKKIKAFLREYQPKRHWHIDPIRAFDTFFCLSRHIKMDANDFLKKFLPNTIPAESSYFGFWNNKKIAYEARRKDYLGEISFCDMKAFNCVIENIPEDTHLQLANSSTVRYAQLYDLPTSLKVFCNRGTSGIDGSTSTAIGASLYSTDATVLITGDLGFFYDSNALWNNYVRSDFRIILLNNNGGGIFRILPGKEDSKNFETYFETVHGLSAKHLCKMYDFKYQKVSALSDLNALLPNFFDKGTRPKLLEINTPRIQNNKILLGYFDFISSVFINR
- a CDS encoding SPOR domain-containing protein, yielding MPFIEESDLLELHKDIDKAQIINERLLDQIKFKNKELKKNKVQRNVLAGITGLFLIGTLAITSFTAGLSQTNYGAQDQYVLSDLDSLEAIKSRMDNLKTQNEELSLVKEYYLAKEFLEKEKIYSVQVKSFVDNNITLASEALTNTMFVKTNPFFSYSLGNFGTLQEAQRFREQLVDIGFQDAFVASYKDGKRLQIEDPN
- the menA gene encoding 1,4-dihydroxy-2-naphthoate octaprenyltransferase, which codes for MRKLKAWLNAARLRTLPLSVSGVITGTALANFYKANDITILFLALLTTIAFQVTSNFANDYGDGVKGTDNEDRIGPKRAMQSGLLSSTELKNGIILSAFISLTLVIILIYRAFGTENLLLVLVFLSLGILSIWAAIKYTVGERAYGYRGLGDIFVFLFFGILAVLGTMFLYTKTVTAVAVMPAIAIGALSTGVLNLNNLRDFESDKKVGKNTLIVKMGLARGKIYHYGLLGVSFLCIIGFLVSYANRMVQFVPLLAFLPILFHLRKIYTIKEPESFDPELKKLALSTFLLAVLLFISCNNFL
- a CDS encoding S1 RNA-binding domain-containing protein; translation: MIELGNYNTLKIVRDTSPGLFLESETGAEILLPNKYVPKVFEIGEELNVFCYLDFDERPVATSLTPFMKRNEFGFLKVVEVNQIGAFLDWGLEKHLFVPFREQREKMKEGQWYVVYCYLDDISFRLVASNKIDKFLSNDELSVRTGDKVSLLVTRLTDLGWEVIVNDRHKGLVFSSEIFQHMAVGQRMEGYIKTIRPDNKLDISLQPQGQKVLEPTAKKIQKLLKESGGFLALHDKSDPKEISRILGMSKKTFKKGVGTLYKARQIEIKQDGIHLVEKN
- a CDS encoding DUF2853 family protein — its product is MSKRDDLIKEYAADIKAKFGESADMDLLTKVTVGLGPAIYNLDASKVSGSDDKELETVKNNYLIKKLGMKDSPELMSAIKSVVEKYGTSNRNKHRAVIYYQLCKHFNKAAVYK